In the Desulfitobacterium hafniense DCB-2 genome, CCCTTCTCCTAGCCATTCTGTTAGTCTTGCCGACGCCGCTTGCGGCATGGTCGGCGATTCGCTCTGGAGAAGGCATAGACTAAGCCTCAAAGGAAAACCAAAGCAAGACCCGCGAAGTGTAGCTTTAGGCACAAAAGGGAACGGATTTAGCGGAGGGGCGGTCAGGTAAACGAAGTTTTCTTAACTTAGACGAGCCACTGGTTCACATCAGGTGTTACCCAGAGGTTTGGCTCGGCTGTTAAGAAAGCGAGTGAACCAGCCCTGGAGCTATAAAGTGACCGTTGTGCGTAAAGCTACACAACCCGAGCAAAGCTTAAGCGATACCGCCCGGGCAGGCGTTCCCCCTCTTACAGATCCTGCAAAACGAGCATGCAAGCCCGGACACTTACAAGCACCTAACGTCAAAAAGGGCTTAAAGCCCTTCTCAACACATCACTGATCAATGTCAACATGCACTCTGCGGCCATCTTTGACTGCAGCAGCTTTTACTAACGTACGTATAGCGTTAGCAATTCTTCCCTGCTTACCAATCACTTTGCCCATATCCTCCGGAGCAACGGTGAGCTGCAGGTGAACGGATTTCTCCGTTTCCGATTGAGCAACCAGAACTTGCTCCGGGTGATCGACTAAAGCTTTCGCAAGGACCTCTACGAGTTCCTTCACAGGAGCACCCCCAATAATCCAATTACTTCTTGGACTCATGGTACTTAGCCAGAACCCCAGCCTTGCGAAGAAGAGACTTCGCTGTATCTGAAGGTTGAGCACCAGTTGCTAACCATTTCATTGCTTTTTCTTCATCAATGTTCAGGACTTCCGGTTGTTTCGTAGGATCATAGAAGCCGATTTCCTCAATGAAACGACCATCGCGTGGAGCATTGGAATCCGCAACGATTAAACGATAGAAAGGATTCTTCTTAGCACCCATGCGGCGAAGACGAATTTTTGTTGCCATGTTTTTCACCTCCTCACCAGGATACTTATCACCTTGCGGAAGATAAGCGAACTAGAAAATTATTTGAAAGGGAAAGGCAAACCTAATTTCTTCCCTTTTTTACCCTTTTTGCCCTTGCCCATCATCCCCATACCTGAACCGCCGGCAAACTGTTTCATCATCTTTTGCATCTGCTCGAACTGCTTCAGCAAACGCCCTACCTCCTGAACGCTGGTCCCGCTGCCTTTGGCGATGCGACGCTTTCTGGAATCCTTGATCAAGGCGGGCTTTCTGCGCTCTTCGGCAGTCATGGAATGAATAATGGCTTCCACATGGGCCATATCTTTTTCATCGACCTGGACATCCTTCATCTGCTTGCCAACGCCGGGGATCATTTCCAGCAGAGAATTTAAGGGCCCCATCTTTTTAAGCTGCTGCATCTGATCCAGGAAATCATCCAGGGTAAATTCCTGCTTGCGCAGCTTCTGCTCCATTTCCCGGGCCTGCTTCTCGTCAAAGGCTTCCTGGGCCTTTTCGATCAGGGTCAGGACATCCCCCATTCCCAAAATACGGGAGGCCATCCGTTCCGGGAAAAAGGGCTCAATAGCATCCATCTTTTCCCCGACACCGGCAAATTTAATAGGGCAGCCGGTTACGGCCTTCACGGAGAGGGCAGCCCCGCCCCGGGTATCTCCATCCAGCTTGGTCAGGATGATGCCATCAACCCCCAGCTCGTTATGGAAGCTTTCCGCTACATTCACAGCATCCTGCCCGGTCATGGCATCCACCACCAGCAGGATTTCATGGGGCTTCACTGCGGTCTTAATCTCTCGGAGTTCTCCCATAAGCTCTTCATTGATATGCAGGCGGCCTGCCGTATCGATGATGACCACATCCAGGCCCTGGCTGTTGGCATGCTGAAGGCTGGCGGCGGCGATCTTTACCGGGTTTTCCTGGCCTAAGGAAAACACAGGCACCTTGATCTGTTCACCGAGGACTTCCAGCTGTTTGATGGCTGCCGGACGATAAATATCGCAGGCGACCAAGAGGGGATGTTTGCCTTGCTTCTTCAGCATATTAGCCAGCTTGGCACCATGGGTTGTCTTACCGGCTCCTTGCAAGCCCACCAGCATAATGACTGTAGGAGGCTTCGAGGAAATATTTATCTTGCTGGAAACGCCGCCCATTAAGGCGACCATTTCCTCATTAACAATTTTGATCACCTGCTGTCCAGGGGAAAGAGATTCGAGAACCTCCTGTCCAATGGAACGTTCCTTGACTTTGGCGACAAAATCCTTAACCACCTTAAAGTTCACATCAGCTTCCAATAAGGCCATACGGACTTCCCGCATCGCTTCATTGACATCCGCCTCAGTGAGCTTGCCTTTGCTCTTTAACCGCTTGAATGTTTCTTGTAATTTTTCACTTAGACCTTGAAACATACCAGCCCTCACTTTCCGGACTCAACCTAAGAAGCTTCAATATCCCGATATATTTCATCAATTTTTTGACTTATGGATTGATGCCGTTCCCAGGCTTTCTCGTTGGAAAAATCCTTTTGCTCGAATTCCTGCACTAATTGGTGAACTTCGGATAATTTATGCTGCTCGTCGGCAAAGCGGCGAATCAGCCCCAGCTTATCCTCATACCCTTGCAGGATCTTTTCCGTCCTCTTCAACAAGTCATATACTGCTTGCCGGCTGATCTTCTCAAGATCAGCAATCTCCACCAGGGAAAAATCCTGTTCATAATGGAGATCCCAGATCCTCCCCTGCTTGGGAGTTAAAAGAGGACCATAAAAATCCGCCAGTAATGCCATTTTTGCAAATCGTTCCAATGCAAAAAGCCTCCCGTAAAGGATTTTTACTTTACTGCGCTATTTTAGGGCATATTCATCAGTTTGTCAAGTAATTTTACTTTCCTACACTATACCACTTGCCTTTCCTGTTTTAAGAACACTGCACTTGTATTCACATATATTAATGAAGGAAAAATTATATTTTATAGAATTTAAAAAATCTATAAGCCTTGTGCTATCCCTTTGGCCCGCTTTTCCACCTCTCGGCAAACCCGTTTGATATCTATGGTCATGAGCTGACGTTCCTGCATGAGAATTTTGCCATCGACCATGACTGTACGCACATCGCCGGCGTGGGCGACATAGACCAAATGGGCAGGAATGGAGAATCTCGGGTAAAAATGAGGCTGATCAAAATTGATGGAGATCAAATCCGCCTTATAACCCGGTGCCAGCACACCCACATCGTGAAGTCCCAGAGTCCGTGCCCCATCCACTGTAGCCATCTGCAGCACCTCATAAGCGGGCAGAGCCGTGGCTCCTTTGACAAGCTTTTGCTGAAAGGCCGCCGAGCGCATCTCCCCGAACATATCCAGATTATTATTGCTGGAAGTGCCATCCGTACCCAAGCCAACCACAACACCCCGTGAACGGAGTTCGGGAATCGGCGCCGTGCCGCTGTTTAATTTCATATTGCTCTCAGGATTGTGGGCGATAAAAACCTTGTTTTGGGCCATAATCTCCTGATCTTCCTCAGTCAGGTGCACACAATGGGCGGCCACCACATGCCCTCCGAATAAGCCCAGTTCCTCCAGCCATTGAACCGGGGTCTTGCCATATTGCTCTTTGATGGTTTTGATCTCATCTTCCGTCTCCGCCACATGGATATGAATTCCCACTCCCAGACGGTCCGCTTCCTGCTTAACCCGCTGCAGAAACTCACCGGAACAAGTATACGGAGCATGGGGGCCAAACATAACCTGAATCCGCCCCTGACCTGCACCATGATAATTCTTGACCAAGTCCATGTTCTCGGCAAAAGCTCTTTCTCCATTAGGAGCGTTGCCTATCAAGCCCCTTGATAAAACCCCCCGGGTTCCCGCCTCTAAAACGGCTTTCGCCACCTGATCCATAGAAGCATACATATCCAGCATCGTCGTGGTTCCGGATTGGATCATTTCCCCCAAAGCCAGCAAGGTTCCCCAGTAGATATCTTCATCGGACATTTTATCCTCAAAAGGCCAAATCTTCGTCTGCAGCCAAGGCATCAAGGGCAGATCATCGGCATAACTTCTCAACATGGTCATAGCCGCATGGGTATGAGTATTAATCAAGCCAGGCATAACCACATCCTCAGGCAGATCGATGATCTGATCAGGAATAAAGCTGTCCGGAGCAGAACCTTTCTCCCCGACAAAGAGAATCCGATCATTTTCAATCCCTATTTCTCCCTCGGGGTAGAAATCCTCCGGCCCGGTCATGGGCAATACCATAGCGCGAATAAGAATCTTGGACATAACTATCACTCCTTACAACCAATGATTTAGACCCCCAATCCATTTGGAGGTCTAATAGCACTAAGCTCGTTGTCCGTAGCTTTCCTGATAAGCGCGGCGCATGATTTGAATGTCTTCAGGGCTTAGTGCCGCCGGTTTACCCAAGAGCCGGGACATGATATGAATCTGAGCACTTTTTTCTACAACTTGACACACTTTAAATGCTTCAGCCAAGGAGAAGCCAACCCCGACCAAGCCATGGTTAGCGAGAAAGACAGCATTCTTGTCTTCCAGCGCCTGCACAGCACTAAGGGCAAGCTCCAGCGTGCCGGGTAACTCATAGCGGGCCACCGCCACCTGACCTCCGGCAATCATCACCAAATCCTCCACAATCCCCGGGAGGGGAAGGCGGGATACGGCATGGGCTGTAGCAAATGGAGAATGGGTGTGGACGATTCCTTTAACATCAGGCCGCTGCTTATAGATCTGCCCATGGAGCAGCAGCTCTGAAGACGGCTTGCGCTTTCCCTCCAGCACAGTATTATCCATACTCAGCAGTACCAGATCCTCTTCCTTCAAGGAGAAGTAATCCATGCCGCTGGGAGTAATCCAATACCCATTGCGGTCAGAATCCCACGCGGAGATATTCCCCCAAGTACCGGCGACCATGCCGCTCTGAGCTATTTTTTGGCCGATCTCCAGAATTTTCTCTTTGAGCATTAGGAACGTACCATCATCTTTAATAAATTCACAGAGTAAGGTGAGGTTACGATACCCTTTTCCGTAATAATTCCCGTAATCAATTTGGCGGGGGTCACATCAAAAGCAGGATTATACACGGGAACTTCCGGCGGGGCTACCTGAACCCCAAAAACCTCCCTTAACTCCTTAGGATTCCTTTCTTCAATAGGGATATCTTGTCCACTTGGAACTTTCAAGTCAATGGTGGAGGTAGGGGCAGCCACGTAGAAGGGTATCCCATGGGCATGAGCCAGGACAGCCAGGGAGTAAGTGCCGATTTTATTGGCCGTATCTCCGTTGGCTGCGATACGATCCGCACCCACGATGACCAAATCAATATTTCCCTGCTGCATTAAGAATCCAGCCATATTATCCGCGATGAGGGTCACGGGAATGTGATCATTCATCAATTCCAGAGCTGTCAACCGGGCCCCTTGCAAGAAGGGACGGGTCTCACCGGCGTAAACATGAACTTTCTTGCCCGCCTGCTGGGCGGCGCGTATTACCCCAAGGGCAGTGCCATACTCCACAGTAGCTAAGGCACCTGCGTTGCAGTGGGTAAGAATATTGGCTTCCGCGGTCACAATTGCGTTGCCATGTTCCCCGATGAGACGATTGACACGGCGATCGTCCTCAGCTATATTTTCGGCCTCTGCCACCAAGGCTTGACGAATCTCCGCCAATTCCTTCGCCTCATGCTGATCCCGCAGCCGATCCTCCATACGGCGCAATGCCCAAAAGAGATTGACTGCTGTGGGGCGGGTCTCCGCCAAACGGTGCTGAACTTTTTCCATATGAGCAGGCAAGTCTGCCAGCTCACCTGAGTAGCCTATTGCTCCCAGGGCGTATCCGTAAGCTGCTGCGGCGCCGATAGCCGGTGCACCCCGGACTTCCATTTTTTCAATGGCCTCCGCCACTTCCTCATAGGTCGCAGCCATTCTATACTTAATTTCTACAGGTAAACGGGTCTGATCCAATATTTTTAAGGAATCTCCCATCCACTCTAATGCTTTCACCTTCGTACCGCCTTTCTAAAACTTACCGACCTCTGCATTAGCCATTTGACACCGACAATCCTGTTCGTGGCGAAGTATCCGAAATGTTTCTTGTATTAAACCGGCTGCCTTGTTTCCGGCAGCTTGCAAGCTTTCAACAACTTCCTGGTGGGTTAGGGGGTGATCGGCTATTCCTGCCGCTTCATTGGTAACCATGGCGATCGTAGCATAGCACATACCGCATTCCCTGGCCAAAACCACTTCGGGCACGCTGGTCATCCCCACACATTCTCCGCCGAGAATTTGGTACATCCTGATTTCAGCCGGAGTCTCAAAGCGCGGCCCCTCTGTACATACATAGGCAGCCCCGCCCTGCAAAGGCACCCCTATGGACTCTCCGGCTTCACGAATCACCGCTTGTACAGACCGGCAATAGGGTTCTGTCATATCCACATGGAGTACGCCCTGCCCTCCCCCTTCATAAAAGGTCTGAGGACGGCTCTTGGTGAAGTCCAGAAATTGATCCAAGAGCACAATATCTCCCAATTGGAGTCGGGAAGAAAGAGAACCCACGGCAGCCGTGGCAATGATTTTACGGACACCAAGTTCTTTTAAAGCCCAGATATTGGCCCGATAATTGACCAAATGAGGGGGCACTGTATGCCCTTTGCCATGACGGCTCATGAAGACAATGGGCTCATCGTGGGCCTCAAAACGCCCGATCTCCACCGTTACCTTTCCATAAGGGGTAGCGATGCTTTCTGTACGGAGATCCAGCAGAGCAACCGTCTCTAGTCCTGTTCCACCGATCAAAGCGAAGGTATTCAGATTTCTTCCTCCTCATCATCCTGAGTCTGATCAAAAAGAGCACTGGCAAAATCCTGGGGAATAAAGGGACGCAAATCCTCCATCCCTTCCCCTACGCCGATCCATTTCACCGGGATATTAATTTCTCCCTGAATCCCCAGGACCACTCCGCCCTTGGCTGTACCATCCAGTTTCGTGAGCACAATTCCCGTCACCCCGGCCACTTCCTGAAAAAGCTTGGCTTGCTGGAGAGCATTCTGTCCTGTTGTGGCATCAAGGACGAGGAGAACTTCATGGGGTGCCCCGGGAATTTCCCGTTCAATGACCCGCTTTACTTTGCGCAGCTCTTCCATTAAGTTGACCTTATTATGTAGTCGGCCGGCCGTATCCATAATGACCAGATCGGCACCCCGGGACTTCGCTGCCTGAAGGGCATCATAGGCTACCGCCGCAGGATCGGCACCTTCCTTTTGTTTTATGACTTCCACACCGGCCCGCTGTCCCCAGACCTCAAGCTGATCGATGGCCGCTGCCCGAAAGGTATCTCCGGCAGCCAGGATAACTTTCTTTCCTTCCTCTTGGAAGTAATGAGCTAACTTGCCGATGGTCGTGGTCTTGCCCACACCATTGACACCCACCACCAAAAAGATGCTGGGACCATGTTCCGCAAAGTTCATGGATTCTTCTTCTCCCAGCAGTTCAGCAATCAGCTCTTGGAGAACAACCTTTAGCTCTTCCGCCTCCTGTAATTTTCTTTTCTTTACCTCTTTACGCAACCCTTCAACCAGCTCAAAGGAAGTATTTACCCCCACATCGGAGCGGATCAATACTTCCTCCAGCTCTTCATAGAGCTCTTCATCGATTTTCCGTCTTCCCGTTAAAATCTCTTCGACTTTAGTAACAAACTGATCCCGAGTTTTCGTCAATCCTGCTTTTAGTTTAGTAAAAAAACCAGCCAACTGGACTTCCTCCTTATACATAGGCACACCTTTGAGGCTATTGTATCACAATCCGGTCAGGCTCTCAAACTAATCCAGTATAAATTGAAAAGAGCTATATTCCAACAAATAGAATACAGCCCCTTTATTCTTCTAATTATTCATCCTCTAATCATTCATCTTTTGTTAATCTCTCTTGAATTGAATTCTAACCCCAGGCCTCTGCTTTGGCCGCTTCCTGCCCGCTGATGCGGCCATTGACGATGCAGTCTGTACACGCTACTCCACCCAGACGCACCGCACCATGGATACCTCCAGTGACTTCACCGGCGGCATAAAGCCCTTTGATCGGTTCAAAATCCTGATTGATCACCTGGGTTTGCAGATTGGTCATAAGCCCGCCCATGGTATGGTGAACCTTAGGCCACATGCGGGTAACATAGAAGGGTCCTTGTTCAGTGGGTTTAGCCCCCTCCATAATCATGCAGTTGAAATCATCATCTTTGCCCTTGAGGACAAAGGAGTTCCAACGCTTGATTTCAGCCAGGAAGGGTTCCACCGGAACATTGTAGGCTTTGGCCACTTCTTCGAGAGTATCGTATTTCTTAATGGAGCCGTTCCCCATCGCTCCTTCGAGAATTTGGGGCAGAATCTGCAGCTTCACAGCATATTCGTCAGCCACATGAATACCGGGTTCACCCAAAGCAATGATCGCATCCGCTCTGACCTTCCGGTTCCCCGATTCCATAATAAACCGCTTGCCGGTTTTAACGTCGATCATGGGAGCAAAGCCAACCAGCCGTTCGACGAACTGGGGCACATAGCCAAATCCCTTTTCGTCAGGGCTGGTCCAGGGCCCAAGCTGAATCCAATCCATATGCACATCCATGGCTTCATGCTTCAGCGCCTCTCGCAGGGCCTCCCCCGTAGCACCCAGATGGTTGGTGCTGGAGAATTTGTCAGTGATTCTGGGATCGTGGATGGTACGCATCCTGATGTCCTGGGAGAACCCGCCGGAAGCGATAATGACGGCCTTCCTGGCTTTGATCAGCAGCGGTGTCCCACTGCTCTCGTTGCCATATTTATAACCATCCAACACTTCCACGCCGATGATCCGTTTCTCATCATTTTCCATGAAGCGGACGAATTTTCTATTGTTCGAAACGGATATACCTTTTCCTTCTAACTTCGCCAGCATAGCCTTAATGTACCCTGAGCCGGAAGCCTCTTCCGATTGATGAGCTCTTAATACAGAATGACCGCCATGGTAATTCAGTTTTTCTCTGAATTTCATGCCCAGATAATTCTGACACCATTCCAATGCTTCGTTGGATTTTTCTGCGACAAGGGTGGCCTTATCCACATGATTGATATTGCCGCCGGCCTTTAGCATATCCGCTACCATAAGTTCGACAGAATCCTCAACGCCTGCGGCTTTTTGCATCTTCGTATTGGCACAGCACATATCTCCGCCATTAATAGCTGAGTTCCCTCCGCTCACAGGCATCTTTTCCAAGATAATGACCTGTGAACCTGCCTCGAGGACTTCCAGGGCGGCTGCCAGACCTGCAAAACCGCTGCCGATGACAACCACATCGGTCTCTTCCTTCCATTCCGGACCGGCTTGGGCGGGCTGAGGTGCCGGATTCGCTGCTCCTGCTGAACAACCGACCAGGGTTCCCATACCGGCAATGGATACGCCGGCTAAAGCCATCGTTTTTAAAAATTGTCTTCTATCAACTGCTTTTTGGGTCATGGGTATAGCTCCTCTCAAAATAGAATTAGAGTTTAGTCCATAGCTCTTCATTCAGTTCATTGATCCAGGGGAAATCATGACAAGTTGAACACATCATTTGTGATTTGGCATGAATGGAATGACATGTGGTGCAGTCAGCGGTGTCATAGTGGTGAGGGCCATGAGGGTTCGGTTCCTTTTCCTTGGTCAGCAGGGCAACCTCTGCCATGCCCTTATGGCAGCTTAGGCATTGCTCCTGTTTTACCGGGTTTTCCACACCTTGCTCATGACATTGTTCGCATTGCAGGCCCATTTTTGAATGAGTATTATCGGCCTGCTCACCAGTGTTCACCAGGGCCGCTTGACCGCCTTCTCCCGCACCTCCCTGGGGCTTTGTTTGACTTGCCGCTTGTTGTCCGTCACAGCCCATCACAGCGATGAAGACAAATAGCAGGCATCCTAACAAAAAGGCCAGTTTAAATTGTGCTGAAGGTCCTTCTTTTCCTGTACCCACTCCAATCCTCCTTTCTTCCAGCATGGGAAAGTTCAATACTTTCTTGTGCCAAATCATTCTATCTTTCCGGATGGCTCTCCTTCGTAGCATTAGACAAACATAGCCGGTTTTTTTTCAGACAAATATACAATTGTAATTACAAGCACAAGCAGCTATACTAATACATACTAAACTTATATTTTCTAAGGACAGCGCCGGTCTACCCAACACATCACTTCATATCTTTCATTTGCAAAGGAGCATAAAAATGGCTCATACCGATGAGGTCAAAGTGTCCTTGACCCATTCAGTTCTTGAAATGAATAATTTGGAGCATGTCCTGAGCTACTTGCGCGAATCCACCGGGCGGAATGTCATCATCTCGGATTACAAAGGAACGATCTATAATCTGGGTTCGGACCAGGAGCAACTTCCTCAGAGTTTTTTCAGTAT is a window encoding:
- a CDS encoding amidohydrolase, translating into MSKILIRAMVLPMTGPEDFYPEGEIGIENDRILFVGEKGSAPDSFIPDQIIDLPEDVVMPGLINTHTHAAMTMLRSYADDLPLMPWLQTKIWPFEDKMSDEDIYWGTLLALGEMIQSGTTTMLDMYASMDQVAKAVLEAGTRGVLSRGLIGNAPNGERAFAENMDLVKNYHGAGQGRIQVMFGPHAPYTCSGEFLQRVKQEADRLGVGIHIHVAETEDEIKTIKEQYGKTPVQWLEELGLFGGHVVAAHCVHLTEEDQEIMAQNKVFIAHNPESNMKLNSGTAPIPELRSRGVVVGLGTDGTSSNNNLDMFGEMRSAAFQQKLVKGATALPAYEVLQMATVDGARTLGLHDVGVLAPGYKADLISINFDQPHFYPRFSIPAHLVYVAHAGDVRTVMVDGKILMQERQLMTIDIKRVCREVEKRAKGIAQGL
- the ftsY gene encoding signal recognition particle-docking protein FtsY, yielding MAGFFTKLKAGLTKTRDQFVTKVEEILTGRRKIDEELYEELEEVLIRSDVGVNTSFELVEGLRKEVKKRKLQEAEELKVVLQELIAELLGEEESMNFAEHGPSIFLVVGVNGVGKTTTIGKLAHYFQEEGKKVILAAGDTFRAAAIDQLEVWGQRAGVEVIKQKEGADPAAVAYDALQAAKSRGADLVIMDTAGRLHNKVNLMEELRKVKRVIEREIPGAPHEVLLVLDATTGQNALQQAKLFQEVAGVTGIVLTKLDGTAKGGVVLGIQGEINIPVKWIGVGEGMEDLRPFIPQDFASALFDQTQDDEEEEI
- the ffh gene encoding signal recognition particle protein — encoded protein: MFQGLSEKLQETFKRLKSKGKLTEADVNEAMREVRMALLEADVNFKVVKDFVAKVKERSIGQEVLESLSPGQQVIKIVNEEMVALMGGVSSKINISSKPPTVIMLVGLQGAGKTTHGAKLANMLKKQGKHPLLVACDIYRPAAIKQLEVLGEQIKVPVFSLGQENPVKIAAASLQHANSQGLDVVIIDTAGRLHINEELMGELREIKTAVKPHEILLVVDAMTGQDAVNVAESFHNELGVDGIILTKLDGDTRGGAALSVKAVTGCPIKFAGVGEKMDAIEPFFPERMASRILGMGDVLTLIEKAQEAFDEKQAREMEQKLRKQEFTLDDFLDQMQQLKKMGPLNSLLEMIPGVGKQMKDVQVDEKDMAHVEAIIHSMTAEERRKPALIKDSRKRRIAKGSGTSVQEVGRLLKQFEQMQKMMKQFAGGSGMGMMGKGKKGKKGKKLGLPFPFK
- the mtnP gene encoding S-methyl-5'-thioadenosine phosphorylase, translating into MIGGTGLETVALLDLRTESIATPYGKVTVEIGRFEAHDEPIVFMSRHGKGHTVPPHLVNYRANIWALKELGVRKIIATAAVGSLSSRLQLGDIVLLDQFLDFTKSRPQTFYEGGGQGVLHVDMTEPYCRSVQAVIREAGESIGVPLQGGAAYVCTEGPRFETPAEIRMYQILGGECVGMTSVPEVVLARECGMCYATIAMVTNEAAGIADHPLTHQEVVESLQAAGNKAAGLIQETFRILRHEQDCRCQMANAEVGKF
- the rpsP gene encoding 30S ribosomal protein S16, yielding MATKIRLRRMGAKKNPFYRLIVADSNAPRDGRFIEEIGFYDPTKQPEVLNIDEEKAMKWLATGAQPSDTAKSLLRKAGVLAKYHESKK
- the ylxM gene encoding YlxM family DNA-binding protein, with the protein product MERFAKMALLADFYGPLLTPKQGRIWDLHYEQDFSLVEIADLEKISRQAVYDLLKRTEKILQGYEDKLGLIRRFADEQHKLSEVHQLVQEFEQKDFSNEKAWERHQSISQKIDEIYRDIEAS
- a CDS encoding flavocytochrome c, producing the protein MTQKAVDRRQFLKTMALAGVSIAGMGTLVGCSAGAANPAPQPAQAGPEWKEETDVVVIGSGFAGLAAALEVLEAGSQVIILEKMPVSGGNSAINGGDMCCANTKMQKAAGVEDSVELMVADMLKAGGNINHVDKATLVAEKSNEALEWCQNYLGMKFREKLNYHGGHSVLRAHQSEEASGSGYIKAMLAKLEGKGISVSNNRKFVRFMENDEKRIIGVEVLDGYKYGNESSGTPLLIKARKAVIIASGGFSQDIRMRTIHDPRITDKFSSTNHLGATGEALREALKHEAMDVHMDWIQLGPWTSPDEKGFGYVPQFVERLVGFAPMIDVKTGKRFIMESGNRKVRADAIIALGEPGIHVADEYAVKLQILPQILEGAMGNGSIKKYDTLEEVAKAYNVPVEPFLAEIKRWNSFVLKGKDDDFNCMIMEGAKPTEQGPFYVTRMWPKVHHTMGGLMTNLQTQVINQDFEPIKGLYAAGEVTGGIHGAVRLGGVACTDCIVNGRISGQEAAKAEAWG
- a CDS encoding class II aldolase/adducin family protein, which codes for MLKEKILEIGQKIAQSGMVAGTWGNISAWDSDRNGYWITPSGMDYFSLKEEDLVLLSMDNTVLEGKRKPSSELLLHGQIYKQRPDVKGIVHTHSPFATAHAVSRLPLPGIVEDLVMIAGGQVAVARYELPGTLELALSAVQALEDKNAVFLANHGLVGVGFSLAEAFKVCQVVEKSAQIHIMSRLLGKPAALSPEDIQIMRRAYQESYGQRA
- a CDS encoding KH domain-containing protein; translation: MKELVEVLAKALVDHPEQVLVAQSETEKSVHLQLTVAPEDMGKVIGKQGRIANAIRTLVKAAAVKDGRRVHVDIDQ
- the mtnA gene encoding S-methyl-5-thioribose-1-phosphate isomerase, which encodes MKALEWMGDSLKILDQTRLPVEIKYRMAATYEEVAEAIEKMEVRGAPAIGAAAAYGYALGAIGYSGELADLPAHMEKVQHRLAETRPTAVNLFWALRRMEDRLRDQHEAKELAEIRQALVAEAENIAEDDRRVNRLIGEHGNAIVTAEANILTHCNAGALATVEYGTALGVIRAAQQAGKKVHVYAGETRPFLQGARLTALELMNDHIPVTLIADNMAGFLMQQGNIDLVIVGADRIAANGDTANKIGTYSLAVLAHAHGIPFYVAAPTSTIDLKVPSGQDIPIEERNPKELREVFGVQVAPPEVPVYNPAFDVTPAKLITGIITEKGIVTSPYSVNLLKMMVRS
- a CDS encoding cytochrome c3 family protein produces the protein MGTGKEGPSAQFKLAFLLGCLLFVFIAVMGCDGQQAASQTKPQGGAGEGGQAALVNTGEQADNTHSKMGLQCEQCHEQGVENPVKQEQCLSCHKGMAEVALLTKEKEPNPHGPHHYDTADCTTCHSIHAKSQMMCSTCHDFPWINELNEELWTKL